In a genomic window of Tachysurus vachellii isolate PV-2020 chromosome 13, HZAU_Pvac_v1, whole genome shotgun sequence:
- the ankrd13d gene encoding ankyrin repeat domain-containing protein 13D isoform X4, whose protein sequence is MAQEVFPLHYLVWNNRYLELDKELKKKQQDMECVDPRGRTPLELAVCLGHVESMRVLLRHNADPTRCSTRGWTVLQEAVSTGDPELVQLVLQYRDFRRATERLAGIPELLSKLRQARDFYVEMKWEFTSWVPLVSKVCPSDVYRVWKSGSCLRVDTTLLGFEHMTWLKGRRSYIFKGGDLDGGATVMEVDHEKQVVYTEPLSLSPRDAPSLLAAMLPSQENTAQRLTSPIVSTHLNTRNIAFERNKSGIWGWRSEKTEVVSGYEAKVYSASNVELVTRSRTEHLSDQDKSRCKGSRTPLQSFLGIAEQHVSNNGSQVSQCASPHNPTAITAEEYFDPEFNLNGRDIGRPIELTSKVQRFKATLWLSEAHPLSLAEQVTPIIDLMAISNAHFAKLRDFIALRLPPGFPVKIEIPLFHVLNARVTFSNLCGCDEPVSSVTVHSLQGATDAGQSPHPLHCEVDPSVFEPPADYTMLGPGRNEPLRDEDDNLLQFAIQQSLLDAGTESDQVTIWEALTNTRPMSSQPPLYEEDSQLERAIQESLSLSLAGGESGEAPAQSPPGSSPDPALNSPPSYNSLADPRVTGAFAVATSFDEQLRLAMELSCREQEEQDRKRREEEEELERIIQLSLTEK, encoded by the exons ATGGCTCAGGAGGTGTTTCCTTTGCATTATCTGGTCTGGAACAATCGGTACCTGGAACTCGACAAAGAGCTGAAGAAAAAACAG CAGGACATGGAGTGTGTAGATCCACGTGGACGTACACCGCTTGAATTGGCAGTGTGCCTCGGCCATGTGGAGTCCATGCGTGTGCTGCTGAGGCACAACGCAGATCCTACACGCTGCAGTACACGAGGGTGGACAG TGTTACAGGAAGCAGTAAGTACAGGAGACCCTGAGCTGGTGCAGCTGGTCCTCCAGTACAGGGATTTCAGACGAGCCACAGAGAGACTAGCTGGTATTCCTGAGCTTCTCAGCAAACTGAGACAG GCTCGGGATTTCTATGTGGAGATGAAGTGGGAGTTTACAAGCTGGG TGCCTTTGGTGTCGAAAGTGTGTCCGAGCGACGTGTACCGTGTGTGGAAGAGCGGCTCATGTCTGCGAGTGGACACCACATTACTGGGATTTGAGCACATGACGTGGCTTAAGGGCCGCCGCAGCTACATTTTTAAGGGTGGAG atctagACGGTGGGGCTACGGTGATGGAGGTGGACCATGAGAAGCAGGTTGTGTATACAGAACcgctgtctctgtctccacGTGATGCCCCGTCCCTCCTTGCTGCCATGCTGCCATCACAAGAGAACACAGCGCAGAGGCTCACCTCCCCGATCGTCTCCACACACCTTAACACACGCAACATCGCTTTCGAGAG GAACAAGTCTGGAATTTGGGGCTGGCGCTCAGAGAAAACCGAGGTGGTCAGCGGATATGAGGCGAAG GTGTACAGTGCCAGTAACGTGGAGCTGGTGACACGCTCTCGAACAGAACACCTCTCTGATCAGGACAAGTCCAGATGCAAAG GATCCCGAACTCCTCTTCAGTCTTTCCTTGGAATTGCAGAGCAGCATGTGTCGAACAACGGG AGCCAGGTATCTCAGTGTGCCAGTCCTCATAACCCGACAGCCATCACAGCCGAGGAATACTTCGACCCCGAGTTTAATCTGAACGGCAGGGACATCGGCAGACCCATCGAGCTCACCAGCAAGGTTCAGAG gTTTAAGGCCACGTTGTGGTTAAGTGAAGCCCACCCTCTTTCTCTGGCAGAGCAGGTGACACCAATTATTGATCTCATGGCTATTTCCAATGCTCACTTTGCTAAACTGCGAGACTTTATCGCCCTGCGTCTGCCCCCTGGCTTCCCTGTGAAGATAG AGATCCCTCTCTTCCATGTACTGAATGCACGGGTGACCTTCAGTAACCTGTGTGGCTGCGATGAGCCAGTCAGCTCCGTTACTGTGCACTCGCTACAAGGAGCCACTGATGCAG GTCAGAGCCCTCACCCATTGCACTGCGAGGTGGATCCATCTGTGTTCGAGCCTCCGGCAGATTACACAATGCTCGGCCCGGGACGCAACGAGCCGCTGAGAGATGAGGATGATAACCTGCTGCAGTTTGCTATTCAGCAGAGTTTGCTGGACGCAGGGACAGAAAGTGATCAG gtAACAATATGGGAGGCTTTGACTAACACCCGTCCAATGTCTTCTCAGCCTCCGCTTTATGAGGAGGACTCCCAGCtcgagcg TGCAATCCAGGAGTCCCTGTCTCTTTCATTGGCTGGTGGAGAAAGTGGGGAAGCTCCTGCTCAGTCTCCACCAGGTTCCTCACCTGACCCTGCCCTCAACTCCCCACCTTCCTACAACTCATTGGCTGATCCACGGGTAACCGGGGCATTTGCAGTTGCAACCAGCTTTGATGAGCAGCTGCGTCTGGCAATGGAGCTTTCATGCAGAGAGCAGGAGGAGCAGGACAG gaaaagaagagaagaagaggaggagctgGAAAGGATAATACAGCTGTCACTCACAGAAAAGTGA
- the ankrd13d gene encoding ankyrin repeat domain-containing protein 13D isoform X3, whose amino-acid sequence MAQEVFPLHYLVWNNRYLELDKELKKKQQDMECVDPRGRTPLELAVCLGHVESMRVLLRHNADPTRCSTRGWTVLQEAVSTGDPELVQLVLQYRDFRRATERLAGIPELLSKLRQARDFYVEMKWEFTSWVPLVSKVCPSDVYRVWKSGSCLRVDTTLLGFEHMTWLKGRRSYIFKGGDGGATVMEVDHEKQVVYTEPLSLSPRDAPSLLAAMLPSQENTAQRLTSPIVSTHLNTRNIAFERNKSGIWGWRSEKTEVVSGYEAKVYSASNVELVTRSRTEHLSDQDKSRCKGSRTPLQSFLGIAEQHVSNNGSQVSQCASPHNPTAITAEEYFDPEFNLNGRDIGRPIELTSKVQRFKATLWLSEAHPLSLAEQVTPIIDLMAISNAHFAKLRDFIALRLPPGFPVKIEIPLFHVLNARVTFSNLCGCDEPVSSVTVHSLQGATDAGQSPHPLHCEVDPSVFEPPADYTMLGPGRNEPLRDEDDNLLQFAIQQSLLDAGTESDQVTIWEALTNTRPMSSQPPLYEEDSQLERCVAIQESLSLSLAGGESGEAPAQSPPGSSPDPALNSPPSYNSLADPRVTGAFAVATSFDEQLRLAMELSCREQEEQDRKRREEEEELERIIQLSLTEK is encoded by the exons ATGGCTCAGGAGGTGTTTCCTTTGCATTATCTGGTCTGGAACAATCGGTACCTGGAACTCGACAAAGAGCTGAAGAAAAAACAG CAGGACATGGAGTGTGTAGATCCACGTGGACGTACACCGCTTGAATTGGCAGTGTGCCTCGGCCATGTGGAGTCCATGCGTGTGCTGCTGAGGCACAACGCAGATCCTACACGCTGCAGTACACGAGGGTGGACAG TGTTACAGGAAGCAGTAAGTACAGGAGACCCTGAGCTGGTGCAGCTGGTCCTCCAGTACAGGGATTTCAGACGAGCCACAGAGAGACTAGCTGGTATTCCTGAGCTTCTCAGCAAACTGAGACAG GCTCGGGATTTCTATGTGGAGATGAAGTGGGAGTTTACAAGCTGGG TGCCTTTGGTGTCGAAAGTGTGTCCGAGCGACGTGTACCGTGTGTGGAAGAGCGGCTCATGTCTGCGAGTGGACACCACATTACTGGGATTTGAGCACATGACGTGGCTTAAGGGCCGCCGCAGCTACATTTTTAAGGGTGGAG ACGGTGGGGCTACGGTGATGGAGGTGGACCATGAGAAGCAGGTTGTGTATACAGAACcgctgtctctgtctccacGTGATGCCCCGTCCCTCCTTGCTGCCATGCTGCCATCACAAGAGAACACAGCGCAGAGGCTCACCTCCCCGATCGTCTCCACACACCTTAACACACGCAACATCGCTTTCGAGAG GAACAAGTCTGGAATTTGGGGCTGGCGCTCAGAGAAAACCGAGGTGGTCAGCGGATATGAGGCGAAG GTGTACAGTGCCAGTAACGTGGAGCTGGTGACACGCTCTCGAACAGAACACCTCTCTGATCAGGACAAGTCCAGATGCAAAG GATCCCGAACTCCTCTTCAGTCTTTCCTTGGAATTGCAGAGCAGCATGTGTCGAACAACGGG AGCCAGGTATCTCAGTGTGCCAGTCCTCATAACCCGACAGCCATCACAGCCGAGGAATACTTCGACCCCGAGTTTAATCTGAACGGCAGGGACATCGGCAGACCCATCGAGCTCACCAGCAAGGTTCAGAG gTTTAAGGCCACGTTGTGGTTAAGTGAAGCCCACCCTCTTTCTCTGGCAGAGCAGGTGACACCAATTATTGATCTCATGGCTATTTCCAATGCTCACTTTGCTAAACTGCGAGACTTTATCGCCCTGCGTCTGCCCCCTGGCTTCCCTGTGAAGATAG AGATCCCTCTCTTCCATGTACTGAATGCACGGGTGACCTTCAGTAACCTGTGTGGCTGCGATGAGCCAGTCAGCTCCGTTACTGTGCACTCGCTACAAGGAGCCACTGATGCAG GTCAGAGCCCTCACCCATTGCACTGCGAGGTGGATCCATCTGTGTTCGAGCCTCCGGCAGATTACACAATGCTCGGCCCGGGACGCAACGAGCCGCTGAGAGATGAGGATGATAACCTGCTGCAGTTTGCTATTCAGCAGAGTTTGCTGGACGCAGGGACAGAAAGTGATCAG gtAACAATATGGGAGGCTTTGACTAACACCCGTCCAATGTCTTCTCAGCCTCCGCTTTATGAGGAGGACTCCCAGCtcgagcggtgtgt TGCAATCCAGGAGTCCCTGTCTCTTTCATTGGCTGGTGGAGAAAGTGGGGAAGCTCCTGCTCAGTCTCCACCAGGTTCCTCACCTGACCCTGCCCTCAACTCCCCACCTTCCTACAACTCATTGGCTGATCCACGGGTAACCGGGGCATTTGCAGTTGCAACCAGCTTTGATGAGCAGCTGCGTCTGGCAATGGAGCTTTCATGCAGAGAGCAGGAGGAGCAGGACAG gaaaagaagagaagaagaggaggagctgGAAAGGATAATACAGCTGTCACTCACAGAAAAGTGA